The segment agtgacctcattgaaacctatcaaatagtgaaagcccttgatagagtggatgtggagaggatatttcctatggtgagagagtctaggactggaGAATACAGTCTCACAATTGTATGgagttcttttagaacagagggtggtgaatctgtggaattctttgccttaggcagctgtagaggccgagTCTTCATATATATCTAACGCAAAAGTTGATTGATTCTTAATTGCTCAGGGCATGAGGgaatacatggagaaggcaggggattggggctgtgaggaaaattggattagccatgatgacgTGGTGGaggaaactcaatgggccaaatggcctgattctgctcctatatcttatagtcttatggacttTATAGTGTAACCGGGTGACTGTCGAATCTTATAGTAGAGATtataaggaggagaagatggcggcgcgacggcagcgcatgcatccacttcggtgatgatatctgtaatctgtcaagtaggggaccgtgcacaattctgaattgatggagacagacgtgagagcacagaggaacatctggaaaacttctgaaatgcccgcttcactgccgctgctactgtgtggtaaccggaatctccggagcagaaggccctgaaatccttggctttgcatgtttcagcagccggggcgaggtcgaaggcgctcggcagaggatggcgcttgggaggctgtatcggagaggctggtcggaagctcggaattttcagacggatggactcagtatccaaggtatcggcaagtcaacggtgcctggaggtttatggcagggagtttctcacTTTTGCCGccactatcggggactcgggagtcaatcgactcagggacttttgagaccttatttaccgtgcccatggtttgttcttcatcaaattatagtattgttttgcactgttgtaagcatatgttataattatgtggttctgtcaatgttagtctttggtttgtcccgttttctatgatatcactccggagaaacattgtatcatttcttaatgcatgtatgcatttctaaatgacaataaaaaggggactgagtgttctcataatctaatctaaaattcattatcgttaaaagtgtacttaggcatccatctggGTAATGCTAGAGTAGTTGTCTTTAAGtggagatggtgatgtcattacgcatgcgtgggatagtggggagaccatttttgttttctgcagaagaagctggtggggtttTGGTTTATCTTTGGTTCCTCCCAGAgatactgggcatggtgaggaacgGTGAGTACTACTTGATGACATCCGTGTGAATTCATTTATGCTTGTTGACGAAttgagaatatcggtaatttgacatgttttaatgtggatgctttagattttgaTGAGTAAAGGCATCGACGCTGGATCGCATGGcttgtgcaaagttcctcaccagccaagtaggtcagtcctcctgtaatttaactaccaggcaataccttgtcaaagttgtgccaaagtgaaccttttgtctaactttattgtaccatgactgattgtgaatgtaacagcgtaacgtgaatgtttagtctctgttcggaagttcagcacgtgtgtactaAAAGGGAGTagacgtcttagatgagatgtattcattTACATTTTCGCTGCtatgtataaggtacagggttggtgagattctaatgttgtttgtattgtgttccttcagaattgccactaccgtattagtcTTGTATTAGTTTGTGTTAGTTTTGTGCGGTttactttatgtatttttatactgcatatgtaACTCATAGATACACatgggtgtggatcgaaagttaaactgagattgtaatggcaggaactggttgtaaatttgttcgttttgttttgagaccctcttccggcactaaaacatctaaaacagataaaggaattaaaacctgataaagtatttgttgtcctgagtgtgtacttctccccaggctacaaaatttgGTACCAGGAGTGGGGTTAGGGTCTCTGATTGTTGTATGCAGTATAATATACAATACCTAATACAGTAGTGGTGAAGACTAGGACCGCTGTTCCCGTCAGGTGGAAGGAGAGAGCGCCTGTTGCCGCATTGAAAGCTCGGTAGAGCCTCAGGAATGGGCTGGAACATCAGCGACTGACATCAGGATGCAGACGGAGATGTGGACCCAGGGAACTGCGGGCCGTGAAGCCATCCTGCTTGCAGCAAAGGACGGCAGCAACTCCTTTTGCAGGCTTGTTGTGAAAACTTTAACGACTTGAGCTTTTACTATGTTGCACTCAGAGGACACACCAGTTGAACTTGATTTGAATGAACAAATTAGGGAATTGCATTGTAGATGTGATGAAGCCATGGCAACCATAGATAAATTAAGCAAAAGGTCCTATGTATATGTTCCAAGGGAAAGACACATTGTTCCATTTACAGGGGATATTGAGAAAGATGAAAGGTCTATTGATGACTTTATTGAAGACTTTATTGAAGAAGTACAACGTGCACTTCATACTAGAAATCAGTCTGACCAGGATCAGTATGACTTTGTTATGTCCCTGCTCAGGGGTGCAGCACTAGAGGAAGCACGCATGCGCAGTGATGCTGAGGAAGACCGCGCTGATGACTTGTTCACCTATCTCAGGGAAGCATTTAGAGACAAGCGTAGTGCACCCCAGCTGTGGCATGGCTTCTACAGTCGCAAACAGCGTGAGGGTGAAGATGTAAGAGAGTTTTCACGTGCCCTAGCCCAAGCTCTTAACTTGCTACTGAAGCACTTCCCCTGATGCCGTGACCGATAGGAGGGTGGTGCTAAGAGATCAATTTATAGAGGGGATCAGGGATCCTTCCCTCAGAAGGGAGCTCCACAGATTTGTGCCAaggtgtaccttttgtctaactttattgcaTCATGACTGATTATGAATATAACAGcataacgtgaatgtttagtctctgttcggaagttcagcatgTGTGTACTAAAAGGGAGTAGACGTCTTAGTTGAGATGTATTCATTTACATTTGCGCTGCtatgtataaggtacagggttggtgaGATTCTAATGTTGTCTGTATTGTtttccttcagaattgccactaccgtattagtttTGCATTAGTTTTGTGCggtttgctttatgtatttttatactgcatacacaattcgtggatacacaagggtgtggatcgaaagctaagctgagattgtaatggcaggAACTAGTTGTAAATTTGTTCGTTTTGTTTTGAGACCCTCTTCCAgcactaaaacatctaaaacagataaaggaatttcaAACCCgaaaaaaaagtatttgttgtcctgagtgtgtacttttccccaggctacaataGCTAAGCAAggaagagtgttgtgtatttaatatttcagtaatatttttgAGTAATCTATTATATCTctgtatatattgtttgattaagcatttttgtttgtttaaataattcattatgggttatatgtacatATATGTGAATTGCTTATGTCATCATGCTATCACGTGTCTTGCTTAAAGTAGGCACTATGTTAGACTCACATTTTAGCCTCCTGTgtgttcctttgaattagtttaatattttgaaattacaaaacatagcaCTTCAAGAATACTCAGATATTTGCGAGAAATATGAGCAAATACTTCGGACTTAGAATACATTACCAGAAGAGGATTGCATTGGATTGAATTGTGCCTGGTAGGtatctaaaattttttctgtaTTGAGGAGAGCAAGCAGGGCAAGGGACCGTGATGGATTGATCTGACATGAAGCTGGTATAGGCTTAATGGACTGAATGGACTTTCTGCCTTGTAATCATTCTGTCATTCTGTGATATTTAAGGAGCATTCCATTGTATAATTTTACCACAGTTATGTTACTGAATGAAGTGCTCTGCACTTTATGAAAGAGGAATAAAAGTGCAAGAACCACTGACACTAACAGTAGTCACATACCCAAGCTTTTCCAATTTACACTCTTCATTCTTCAGTGCTTCACATAGTCGTTTCAGTCCCTCCTCACCTATTCTGTTGCAACTTACATCCAGCTCAACCAGGGTCTTGTTCGTAGTAATCATAGAGGCGAGATGTTCAGAGCAACTGGCagttaatttattattacagaccctggaaataaaagaagacatataaaattattgGAAATACTGACTGACATCAAAATACTATACCTGACAGCACAACATTCAATTCAACACATTTCAGCTAGGAATTTCCTACAATTGCAGCTATCCAGAAGAAAGTTAGTTTAAATGATGCTTTGTTTCCGGTCACTCTCTGCAGGGATCAGCTCCACAAAAGCCAACGCTAGAAAATTGATAAGAATCCGGTGCAATCACATTTTttggttttcaattttccagaagttctcagaggtttacaaaataagCACAGGTAGTAAAGGAAAGGAGTTCAATTCATTTCAAAAAATATATTTTCACAACTACTTTAAAACGTGACAACATGTCAAAGTGAAAGACCTGCTGAATAGAAATCAGAGGCACAGCGTGGATTTTTACAAGCATCTTACTTCTGCAGTAAATAAAGCTGTAAAGTATTTGCTTACCTCAGGATTTGCAGTGTATAATTCTCTTTTGTTAGAGCATCACATAACAAGCTAACACCCTTGTCCTGTAAATTATTATCACTCAAGTCCAAAAATGTTATGCTGTGGTTAGCAGGTAAGACTTCAACAAGTTGCTCACAACTTTTATGAGTAAGACTGTTTCCATCTAAtctatataataaaaaagaagaaattaaattagattagattcaactttattgtcattgtgccgagtacagacacaaagccaatgaaatgcagttagcatctgaccagaaatgcaaagaatagtgttatttacaaaataactgcaataaaaagtaagtgctacagcacacaaatataagagtactgagacagtacaatatgggtgcaatactgcttagcgctgtgatgtgagattcagcagggtcacagcctcaaggaagaagttcttcctgtgcctgctggtgtgggagcggaggctcctgtagtgcctaccggatgggaggagagtaaaaagtccatggttaggatgagatgcatccttgGTAATGCTTTTCGcccagcccaggcagcatttatggtagatgttctcaatggtgggcaattgggtgccgataatccgctgggcagtttccaccacatgctggagtgctttgcagtccgatacaggacaattgccataccatactgagatgcagttggtgagtatgctctcagcggtacagcagtaaaagtccgtcagtatcctgggacagaggtgagctttcttgacgctccacaggaaataaaggcgttgttgtgcctttttgatcaggatggaggagttccgggaccaggtgagatcctcggaaatgtggacattaaggaatttgaagcttgatacatgctccactacagctccattgatgtataCCAGGAATATAAAGGAAATGCCATTCAGATACAGCAGATATTTCTTTTTCAGTGTTGTCATCAACACTAAAAGTGACGATAAAcctcagagaattgtatgcaaaaCTTCTTGGCTTCACTCTTCCAAAGGTTTGCAGATATTAATTATCGAAGGATCTATACCTGCTGAGCCAGATTATTATTTTATAAGCTATCTTTGTATTTGGAAATATGCTTGTcatagtggaaacaactttcttactTCAGACTTTGAAGTTTGCAATCCTGCCTTTTCATCACACCAGAGAGTATTTTCATCCCATTATCCTTGATATTGGTTCCAGATAATCTAAATAAAAAACAGATTTCAAATAAAAAAGGACACGTTTCAATAACAGTAtatcttttttttttcaaaattaccCCTCATTTCATAAAATCTGAAAATTGCATTCATGTCATTATTTTCAAGTCCTGTCATATAATTTTATATATGTGATCTTCACAGTCAGCATCTCAATTTTTCCTTTACTGATATTCCTAGGTTTTTACATTGCTTGCAACCTATTATAGGACCAGAAAGCTTTAAACTTGGCTTTATTCCTACAAACTCTTTAAAATTGTACGAGATAGAAACAGGAGTTGTCCATTTATTCACTTGTGTCTGTTCTATCATTCATGCCATGTTCCAGCACTAGCCCAATATTGCTGATTTACTTAATTTTTAAACATTTATTCTGTCTTCAAACTACTGGCAAAGCCTTCATGACGTTTTGGAATAGTGAAATCCAAGGATTCACCATCCTGTGGGGAATAACCCACCTGGGAGCTCAACAGGACCTGAAAGGGACAAACACGACAGAGCTGAAGCAGGTGTGAAAAGGAAATGAAAGGAACACCTGGACTTCAAGCGGACCTGAAAGGGAGAAAGGTCTTGTGGAGCCGAAGCAGGTGTGGAAGGATGAAAAGTCAGATGGAGCTCGGACAGTCTGGAGTAGTGGTGGCTGGGTGGAACTCAAGTAGACTTCAAAGCTGCAGCTGAGGCAGATATGAAGGTTTTACTGGTCGGATGGGACTCACGGGGACTGGAAGTAACAGCACAGTGGAGATCAGGCGTATTGGAAAATCAACAGCATCGGATAAACCCAGTGCAAGGGTGGTCAGAGCATGAATAAATAGCCTTCACGTAGACAACACAAGGGCGTACAGAAACGGCAAGCTGAAGAGCCTGCTTCCAGGTGTATGATTCTGGCTCGTTTGGGTTTCCCAATCTTTATGCAGATTATTAACCTCGTGAATATTTCACTACCCTCATCACAAGTACCTTTCGTATCCTGCTCAGTAGCAGAAATCCTGAAAATTTTCACtgcaaactgacaggaaggttgAAACTTAGGCCAATGCATATGTTGGCAGAGAATAATTCCTACCTGGAATTTATTTCAATATTCTGAAATCACATCAAAAGAatacttgagttataaatggatGATAGGCAGAAGAAACTGAGCTTTTGTTTACACTCAATACTGTTCTGGGCAAGTACCAAATTAAAACTGAGAGTGTTTGATGTAATTTCTTTTGACATGATTGTACTAAAATATATGATGGATTATGATGGAGATTCATACAGCGAGGgtcactgacactcactgggatttTGTCCTACAGCAGATCAATCTATCTCCCAACACCTGACAGGAGTTTTATCCAGAGGCAGGAATTCAACTGCTCAGCAAAAGGGTTAACATGGTCTTTACTCCCTGTCACTGACAATGCTTGTGTTTGGGTTGCCAGGATTGTCCTAGAATTTCCAAGTATTAAAGGGATTTTCTGAGCAGTGTCACAAGGGAACCTAGAAGAAAATTGAGATCTTAaacattgcaacacacatcaaagttgctggtgaacgcagcaggccaggcagcatctctagcaagaggtgcagtcgacgtttcaggccgagacccttcgtcaggactaactgaagaaagagtgagtaagagatttgaaagagggggagatccaaaatgataggagaagacaggagggggagggatggagccaagagttggacaggtgattggtaaaagggatacgagaggatcatgggacaggaggcccggggagaaagacggggggggggaacccagaggatgggcaaggggtatagtcagagggacagagggagaaaaaggagagtgagagaaagaatgtgtgtataaaaataaataacggatggggtacgagggggaggtggggcattggccgaagttagagaagtcaatgttcatgccatcaggttggaggctacccagacggaatataaggtgttgttcctccaacctgagtgtggcttcatctttacagtagaggaggccatggatagacatgtcagaatgggaatgggatgtggaagtaaaatgtgtggccactgggagatcctgctttctcagagcgtaggtgttcagcaaagctgaTGATGTATTGTCTTATTGTCCTAAACATTGCGTCTTATTTTCATTTCTATGATAATTTACCTTCATTGGTTATAAAGAAATTCAGGATGGCATTGAAGGCTTTTTAATTTTAGGAGCCAGATGAATTATAATGAAGCTGCATTGAAGTGTTAAGTCATATTTGGGAACATAGTTGGCAGTGTTCAAACTAGCTATTTAGCCTTTTATAAGTTATGCTCAGATTCTTGGTGGATGCTGATGGAATAGTGCTTGGAGTAAAGTACAACGTATGCATCCATTAAACTGTGGTAACATGTACCATATTTTAAACAGGCAGAAAGGGTTGGAGCCACAGTACGAATGCTGATATTGTGAATTGCAAACTGAGCTCACAGCATGACAAAAAGTAGCAGAATTCGCCTCACTTTGGAAGATGACGTAATAAAATACACAAAACCAGATACTCACTTTATCCCACAAAAACAATTTGCAATGAGAAGCAGTCTCTGTATGCCAATAGACGGCAGTTTATACACTGAGAGATCCAATTCTTGGTAGTTCTCTTCTGACATCTGCAAAGCAAAAGCCAGTGCAGCACACAGAGCTGGTGAGAGAGACCCAGATTTAAAGGTTCCAGTCTTGAAAGCAGCCTTTATGTCATCCAGGGCAGATACATCATTTAATTCACTTAGGCAGTGCAATATATTGATGGTTTGCTCAGGAGGAATGTTTCTTTGCAAAGTCTTTTTCAAGAATTTAACAATTTTCGGTGAGTCGTCTTTAGCTGTGTCAACTGCCACGAGCCCTTTTAAAAACTCCTGACTTTTTGGCATTCCTAGTCCACAAAGGAACCTGAGAAAAAATTCCCGACATCCTTTCTTAACTGCACTCTCGCAGGCCTCTTTGCATATCAGGGAGTAACTGGGCTTTTCATACAACTTAAGTTTTTTTCCAAAAGCATTCTTTTTATGGTTGTGAAAAGAAAGGAAGACATACAAGGCTGCAAAGTACTCCTGGACTACCAAATGGACAAAAGAATAGCTGGTTTGTTCATTTTCCCCAGCAATCTCTTTACAAAGGCCGCCACAAACAAATGAGACGTCAATTCCATTATCTTCCAAATCCTTTTGACTAAATAAGACTGTCTGGGTAACATCTTTGGAGCTCTTTTCAAAAGCCAGCTTCCCTAATGCAAAGACCAAGTTTTGCTTTGACTGCAGAATTTTAGTCCGTTCACTGCCTTTTGCTTGTTCGGTTTTTTCCTGCTGGTATATAATCAGATAAACGAGGAACTGAGAATAGACTTCTGTAAGTGTTTGGGGTACTTCATCCACTCCTGCGGATTTCAACACAGCTTCCAAAACAGCAAACAGAGTACAACAAAAAGCAGGGAgcaggcacatgaagaagagGCTCCGCTGTTTCTTCACAACCTGGATAATTCTCTCCGCCAGTTGATCATCTTTGCATCGCATACGGAAATAGGCTTCCTTTTCCTGGTCTTGGAAGCCTTTGATTTCAGTCATCCTGGTTATGAGGCTATCGGGTATGGCATTTTGAGTTCCAGCCCGGGTTGTTATCCAAATAGTAGCTGAAGGAACAAGTTGCCCTTTGATGAGATTGATGAGTAAAGTAGCAGGTGTGACAGCCATGTTCACATCTCGACATACCATGCATTTGGTAAAGTCTAATTCCAGTTCACCATCTGATAGGCCATCAATGATAAACATGGACTGGATTGATTCATTTGTCAAAATACTGTCACAGTTTTCTATATGTGGGTAATACTGTTTGACAAGGTCAGGTAGACTGATCTCCTTTTTCATTGTGGACAATAAACTAAGCTCGCGGAAGGAAAACCTGAAGATGAAATCGTAATTGCACAATGCAGCGCCTGTGGCCCAGTCGCAGATGAGTTTTTGCACAAGAACTGATTTTCCAATCCCAGCTATACCCCTTGTAACTACAGTCATGGGGGCTTTGGGCTGGTCAGCTAATGGCTCAAACAGGCGATCAAGTTCAATAAAGTTCTGTGAAGCCTCATCGGGCCGATCGGATTCGTTCATATCCACCTCAACGATGCCTACTTTGACAAATCGCTGGCACAGTGGGACTGAGCTTCCACCCCTCTTCCCGTATTCTACCATGTACTGAAACCAATCTCTTGACTTATTTTT is part of the Mobula birostris isolate sMobBir1 chromosome 4, sMobBir1.hap1, whole genome shotgun sequence genome and harbors:
- the LOC140197013 gene encoding NLR family CARD domain-containing protein 3-like, translated to MATGKNITTHQNVSGGGKLFAPNIQSDHISGPVSVSMDNKTIVNYYGGAPDKPLTEADLQNLKEIHKNKSRDWFQYMVEYGKRGGSSVPLCQRFVKVGIVEVDMNESDRPDEASQNFIELDRLFEPLADQPKAPMTVVTRGIAGIGKSVLVQKLICDWATGAALCNYDFIFRFSFRELSLLSTMKKEISLPDLVKQYYPHIENCDSILTNESIQSMFIIDGLSDGELELDFTKCMVCRDVNMAVTPATLLINLIKGQLVPSATIWITTRAGTQNAIPDSLITRMTEIKGFQDQEKEAYFRMRCKDDQLAERIIQVVKKQRSLFFMCLLPAFCCTLFAVLEAVLKSAGVDEVPQTLTEVYSQFLVYLIIYQQEKTEQAKGSERTKILQSKQNLVFALGKLAFEKSSKDVTQTVLFSQKDLEDNGIDVSFVCGGLCKEIAGENEQTSYSFVHLVVQEYFAALYVFLSFHNHKKNAFGKKLKLYEKPSYSLICKEACESAVKKGCREFFLRFLCGLGMPKSQEFLKGLVAVDTAKDDSPKIVKFLKKTLQRNIPPEQTINILHCLSELNDVSALDDIKAAFKTGTFKSGSLSPALCAALAFALQMSEENYQELDLSVYKLPSIGIQRLLLIANCFCGIKLSGTNIKDNGMKILSGVMKRQDCKLQSLKLDGNSLTHKSCEQLVEVLPANHSITFLDLSDNNLQDKGVSLLCDALTKENYTLQILRVCNNKLTASCSEHLASMITTNKTLVELDVSCNRIGEEGLKRLCEALKNEECKLEKLGTHMLNFRTETKHSRYAVIFIISHDAIKLDKRYTLAQICGAPF